Proteins encoded together in one Prunus dulcis chromosome 3, ALMONDv2, whole genome shotgun sequence window:
- the LOC117622194 gene encoding vacuolar-processing enzyme-like produces the protein MAILGCGVLLSLALLSLSIGINLCLPENGKEIDFSAHGENASPSTTKKDKGKRWAVLIAGSNGYYNYRHQADICHAYQILKKGGLKDENIIVFMYDDIAHDPENPRQGVIINKPKGHDVYKGVPKDYTGADVNSKNFYAVILGNKRNLTGGSGKVLKSGQNDHVFIYYADHGSAGLLGMPSGDDAVYAKDLIHVLKKKHASKGFKSMVFYVEACESGSIFEGLLPNKMNIYATTAANAEESSYGTYCPGEPEVPEEYDTCLGDLYSISWLEDCDSNDLRKETLEKQYERVRRRTNKSHVMQYGDMSHRKEFLFTYMGADLANDSYTSIGDISSPSRAVNQRDTNLLYFQHKFLRAPAGSHAKLEARKQLLDEIAHRKHVDYSIHKIGELLFGYQKSSNVLMNVRPRGQPVVDDWDCFKKFLRIYKNYCGHLSTYGMKYTRAIANICNAGVTLEKMVAASDQACSKKLHV, from the exons ATGGCTATTCTAGGTTGTGGAGTATTGCTATCCCTCGCTTTGCTAAGTTTGAGTATTGGAATTAACTTGTGCCTCcctgaaaatggaaaagaaatagaTTTCAGTGCTCATGGTGAAAATGCCTCTCCAAGTACCACTAAGAAGGATAAGGGAAAAAGATGGGCAGTTCTAATTGCCGGGTCAAATGGTTACTACAACTATAGGCATCAG GCTGATATATGCCATGCATACCAGATACTGAAGAAAGGTGGACTGAAAGATGAGAACATCATTGTTTTCATGTATGATGACATTGCGCACGACCCCGAAAACCCTAGACAAGGTGTCATCATCAACAAGCCAAAGGGCCATGATGTTTACAAAGGAGTTCCCaag GATTATACAGGGGCAGATGTtaactcaaaaaatttctatGCTGTTATTCTTGGAAACAAAAGGAACCTCACTGGAGGTAGTGGCAAGGTTTTGAAAAGTGGTCAAAATGACCATGTTTTCATCTATTATGCAGACCATGGTTCTGCAGGATTACTTG GGATGCCTAGTGGGGATGATGCTGTTTATGCTAAAGATCTTATCCATGTGCTAAAGAAGAAGCATGCTTCTAAGGGTTTCAAAAGCATG GTATTCTACGTCGAAGCTTGCGAGTCGGGGAGCATATTTGAGGGCCTCCTTCcaaataaaatgaatatttaTGCTACTACCGCAGCAAATGCAGAAGAGAGTAGTTATGGAACATATTGTCCAGGTGAACCTGAAGTTCCTGAGGAGTATGATACCTGTTTGGGAGACTTGTATAGTATTTCCTGGTTGGAGGATTG TGACAGCAATGATTTGCGCAAAGAAACTTTGGAGAAGCAATATGAAAGG GTTCGAAGAAGAACAAATAAGTCTCATGTTATGCAGTATGGAGATATGAGCCATAGGAAAGAGTTCCTCTTCACTTACATGGGTGCAGATCTTGCGAACGATAGCTATACTTCCATCGGCGATATCTCTTCACCCTCAAGGGCTGTTAACCAACGTGACACAAACCTCCTTTATTTTCAGCACAAG TTCCTCAGAGCTCCTGCCGGATCTCATGCAAAACTGGAAGCTCGAAAGCAGCTGCTTGATGAAATTGCTCATAGGAAACATGTGGACTATAGCATCCATAAAATAGGGGAGCTTTTGTTTGGATACCAGAAGAGCTCAAACGTATTGATGAACGTTAGGCCTCGGGGGCAACCTGTAGTAGACGACTGGGACTGCTTCAAGAAGTTT CTGAGGATTTATAAGAACTACTGTGGACATCTATCAACATATGGAATGAAATACACGCGAGCTATAGCCAACATATGCAATGCTGGGGTAACCCTGGAGAAAATGGTTGCAGCTTCTGATCAAGCTTGTTCCAAGAAACTCCATGTCTAG
- the LOC117622617 gene encoding protein HAPLESS 2 codes for MGDVISKAVDGVGGLLEKAFLAPFKTMFGGSCEDVCSGPWDFGCFIEHLCVSSLLKLLMILVLCYITLLFFYLLFKLGLFQCIGKSLCKMCWAACATYWYALEDITCFLCYKLKNTKRVNRRRHRHRRHSQFRDIEQGYSSSEENDLWDNYHELNVSRKRKSLSRRRKDKLQSSVYPSRRHGTRSHHHVRLKSRGRSVRIVGRSQRPRSSRHLRLRKVRNVRRQARTSKRRKLR; via the exons ATGGGGGATGTCATCAGTAAAGCTGTAGATGGGGTCGGTGGTCTACTTGAGAAGGCGTTCTTGGCTCCATTTAAGACTATGTTTGGTGGCTCATGCGA GGATGTGTGTTCAGGACCCTGGGATTTCGGTTGCTTTATTGAGCATCTATGTGTCTCCAGTCTGTTGAAACTGTTAATGATCTTGGTCCTCTGCTACATaa CTTTATTATTCTTCTATCTATTATTTAAACTGGGATTATTCCAATGCATTGGAAAAAGCCTCTGTAAGATGTGTTGGGCTGCATGTGCGACATACTGGTATGCACTAGAAGATATTACTTGTTTTTTGTGTTACAAACTAAAGAACACTAAGAGGGTAAACCGCCGTCGTCACCGTCATCGCCGCCACAGCCAATTTCGAGACATTGAGCAAGGATACAGTTCAAGCGAGGAAAATGATTTGTGGGATAACTATCATGAGTTAAATGTCAGCAGAAAGCGGAAGTCACTCAGCAGGAGAAGAAAGGATAAGCTGCAGAGCTCTGTTTACCCATCACGTAGGCACGGCACTCGTAGTCACCACCATGTAAGGTTAAAGTCTAGGGGAAGATCTGTGCGCATTGTGGGCAGATCCCAAAGGCCAAGAAGCTCGAGACATCTTCGATTAAGAAAAGTGAGAAATGTTCGAAGGCAAGCCAGAACATCGAAGAGGAGGAAACTTAGGTGA
- the LOC117622265 gene encoding uncharacterized protein LOC117622265, translating into MDVIPLTMSSSSKFLQIPTTLTLTFKLSSSPNKPTNPSLLPNPSNPTLTLRLHQTHKPKNPIFHTPSKTHHHLHHTLFSTPPNSPAPPPDHQSEQFKAAQDALLEFLQEFGVSETEATFVSSNSPRYLRMLVDGVLELDELGLWRERERKEGRELVGFKEKVRYLAKEKGDNGKVAFLESVVGLSLSSAMNLARHLSAETLPRLVEKVKYVKEIFFSGSNDVGLIGKNARRMMMHLSIPIDEDLQQTLSFFEKIAARRGGLDMLGFGDATFRCLIESFPRLLLLSLDPHVAPILEYLENIGVPRERMTNIVLLYPPIIFCNIKVIKTRVLAFREVGVEDKDVGRMLVKYPWILSTSIQENFKEVLSFFDLEKVPKMSVGLAIKSWPHVLGCSTSLLKLMVDQLGELGIRNKKLGQVISRSPQLLIRKPVEFLQVVSFVEGLGFDKETVGIILGRCPEIFAASIERTLSKKLQFLASIGVSKVHLPRVIKKYPELLVSDTDRNLLPRMKYLMKKGLSRRDIAFMVRRFSPLLGYSIEEVLRPKLEFLINTMEKPVTDLVEYPRYFSYSLEKKIKPRYWVLKARNVECSLKDMLGKNDEQFAEEFMGVGSMLVPLPPSPRQ; encoded by the exons ATGGATGTGATTCCTCTAACCATGTCCTCCTCTTCCAAATTCCTCCAAATCCCCACAACCCTCACCTTAACTTTCAAACTTTCCTCATCCCCAAACAAACCCACAAACCCTTCTCTCCTCCCCAACCCATCAAACCCCACTCTCACTCTCAGACTCCACCAGacccacaaacccaaaaacccaattttccACACGCCCTCCAAAACCCATCACCACCTTCACCATACCCTGTTTTCCACACCACCCAACAGCCCTGCACCTCCGCCAGACCACCAATCGGAGCAATTCAAAGCTGCCCAAGACGCTCTTTTGGAGTTTCTTCAAGAATTTGGGGTTTCTGAGACAGAAGCCACCTTTGTTTCGTCGAATTCGCCGAGGTATTTGCGGATGTTGGTCGATGGGGTTTTGGAGTTGGATGAGCTTGGGCTGTGGAGAGAGCGGGAGAGAAAGGAGGGGAGAGAATTGGTTGGGTTTAAAGAAAAGGTGAGGTATTTAGCCAAGGAAAAAGGTGACAATGGAAAAGTTGCGTTTTTGGAGAGTGTCGTTGGGTTGAGTCTGTCTTCGGCTATGAATCTTGCCAGGCATTTATCAGCAGAGACACTTCCGAGACTCGTTGAGAAG GTTAAGTATGTGAAGGAAATATTCTTTTCTGGCAGTAATGATGTGGGGCTCATTGGGAAAAATGCTCGTCGTATGATGATGCACTTATCAATTCCTATTGATGAAGACTTGCAACAAACCCTATCATTTTTTGAAAAG ATTGCAGCAAGGCGTGGAGGTCTGGACATGTTGGGTTTTGGAGACGCCACTTTTCGTTGTTTAATTGAATCCTTTCCCCGCCTTCTTTTGTTGTCCTTGGATCCTCATGTGGCACCTATTTTGGAATATCTCGAAAATATTGGAGTCCCGAGAGAACGCATGACAAACATAGTTCTGTTATATCCGCCCATTATTTTTTGCAACATTAAAGTCATTAAAACAAGAGTGCTTGCATTTAGAGAG GTTGGTGTGGAGGATAAAGATGTTGGTAGAATGTTGGTTAAATATCCATGGATTCTATCTACAAGTATTCAAGAGAACTTCAAGGaggttctttctttcttcgaTTTGGAGAAG GTACCAAAAATGAGTGTTGGTCTTGCAATCAAAAGCTGGCCTCATGTTTTGGGTTGCTCAACCAGCTTGCTAAAATTGATGGTTGACCAGCTTGGTGAATTGGGTATTAGAAACAAGAAGTTAGGTCAGGTTATCTCTAGAAGCCCTCAGCTATTGATACGGAAACCTGTAGAATTTCTTCAG GTGGTTTCATTTGTGGAAGGTCTAGGATTTGATAAAGAAACTGTTGGCATCATACTGGGTCGCTGTCCTGAAATATTTGCTGCCAGCATTGAGAGAACTCTCAGTAAGAAGCTTCAGTTTCTTGCTAGTATTGGTGTCTCCAAAGTTCATCTTCCACGGGTTATCAAAAAGTATCCAGAGCTTCTTGTTTCAGACACTGATAGAAATTTACTTCCTCg GATGAAgtatttgatgaagaaagGGCTGTCACGGAGGGATATTGCATTCATGGTCCGCAGATTTTCGCCGTTGCTCGGGTACAGCATTGAAGAGGTTTTGAGACCGAAGCTTGAATTCCTCATAAACACCATGGAGAAGCCAGTAACGGACTTGGTGGAGTATCCCAGGTACTTCAGTTATTcattggagaagaagataaaacCGAGATATTGGGTGCTTAAGGCAAGGAATGTGGAGTGTAGCTTAAAGGATATGTTGGGTAAAAACGATGAACAATTTGCTGAAGAGTTTATGGGTGTTGGAAGCATGCTTGTTCCACTTCCTCCTTCCCCTAGACAATAA
- the LOC117622874 gene encoding uncharacterized protein LOC117622874: MGQGEEVKTRADAQVEIQERGEIFFFYRPKVNKEEAHSPDDVQRLYIVLRPESGERPIEEKQEPDSGKEGAKKKGSNSGEKGSGRSQSSEGGHGRQEVNIEKQPLLRFIVMGRKSLPDPSKKGRPYWGFVEMVTTNIDDVKTALQGEEYDTKTEGHRHTSAARALGEGIYRIVRHKEGKKKPHTHLIYKLEFPPEDENNEPQESLNIKHEGSFHIQIKNPDQHGSSSTSRFRGLQNNRRAMFPAHLQGQFGNLRYCPADPPDFLNYEGCEFLLISASDDIEEELGLELQTEGEAVESCSDLIKTFGETASTSSLLRGTWV, translated from the exons ATGGGACAAGGCGAAGAAGTCAAGACCAGAGCTGATGCCCAAGTTGAAATTCAG GAGAGAGGGGAAATATTCTTCTTCTACAGGCCAAAAGTTAACAAGGAGGAAGCTCACAGCCCAGATGATGTTCAACGTTTGTACATAGTTTTAAGGCCAGAGTCAGGTGAGAGGCCAATTGAGGAGAAGCAAGAACCTGATTCAGGAAAAGAAGGTGCAAAGAAGAAGGGATCAAATTCTGGTGAAAAAGGTTCTGGTCGTAGTCAAAGTAGTGAAGGTGGGCATGGAAGGCAGGAAGTGAACATTGAGAAGCAACCATTGCTGAGGTTCATAGTGATGGGAAGGAAAAGCCTTCCTGACCCAAGCAAGAAAGGCAGACCCTATTGGGGTTTTGTTGAGATGGTCACCACAAATATAGATGATGTGAAAACTGCTCTTCAAGGAG AGGAGTATGACACTAAAACCGAAGGGCACAGACACACTTCCGCAGCAAGGGCATTAGGAGAAGGCATATACCGCATTGTGAGGCATAAGGAGGGGAAGAAGAAACCCCACACTCATTTGATTTACAAGCTTGAGTTCCCACCAGAAGATGAGAACAATGAGCCTCAAGAGTCACTTAACATTAAACATGAAGGCTCATTTCATATTCAAATAAAGAACCCGGATCAACATGGCAGCAGCAGTACTTCTCGGTTCAGAGGACTACAGAACAACCGCAGGGCTATGTTTCCTGCCCACCTGCAAGGCCAGTTTGGGAATTTAAGGTACTGCCCAGCTGATCCACCTGACTTCTTGAACTATGAAGGATGTGAGTTCTTGCTCATATCGGCTTCGGATGATATAGAAGAGGAATTAGGGCTGGAGCTGCAGACAGAGGGGGAAGCAGTTGAATCTTGTTCTGATTTGATCAAAACTTTTGGGGAGACTGCATCTACCAGTTCTCTTCTGAGAGGCACTTGGGTTTGA
- the LOC117621253 gene encoding U-box domain-containing protein 35-like isoform X1, which translates to MWQAKGGNGTKKGAGGGGGAGNGLVAVAIDNQKGSQNALRWAAENVITRGQTVILLHVVQKSSSTSSLAGNNALICDVSNPSQSPRKQQLEKMTKDLFLTFHCYCTRKDINCLDIVLEDTDIAKAVTEYVSYAAIENLVLGAPAKHGFIRFKTSSIPSSVSKGAPDFCTVYVISKGKISSVRNASRAAPYSSPLVNQIDSLNKQSFKPPETPRYNNMYLKAARPSFKPRNLQDEAYRLGLTRGGFSNGRISGGFSESESDISFISSERASTDRASSVTYDFMDTNRGRLSTSSDQSFGSMRQGPKFADLSSLHDFSSVSHESNLTSSSWSSQNLEEVESEMRRLKLELKQTMDMYSTACREALSAKQKEMELHNWRVVEEQKLEEARLGQEAAIAVAEKERVRCRAAMEAADAAKRIAQLESQKRANTEIKALREAEDMRKLLDNLAQTDDKYRRYAIEEIEQATEHFAPSRKIGEGGYGPVFKCYLDHTPVAVKVLRPDAAQGRTQFQKEIDILSCIRHPNMVLLLGACPEYGVLVYEYMANGSLEDCLIKRGNNPALSWQLRFRIAAEIGTGLLFLHQTKPEPLVHRDLKPGNILLDHNYVSKISDVGLARLVPAVAENMTQCLMTATAGTFCYIDPEYQQTGMLGVKSDVYSLGIILLQLLTGRSPMGLAHHVNKAIEKDTFEEMLDPAVPDWPVEEALSLAKLAIQCAELRRKDRPDLGTVVLPSLNKWRELAEDKMNHKLIDGNNGLSPHHSHVPDQQEVMSDPQLNNSGTSKSQSSTSSQIENQAEAGPTETE; encoded by the exons atgtgGCAAGCAAAAGGAGGAAATGGGACAAAGAAAGGagcaggaggaggaggaggagcaggAAATGGTTTGGTGGCAGTTGCCATAGACAATCAGAAAGGGAGCCAAAATGCACTGAGATGGGCTGCTGAGAATGTTATCACCAGGGGCCAAACTGTAATTCTACTACATGTTGTTCAGAAGTCATCTTCAACATCTTCat TGGCTGGAAACAATGCCCTTATTTGTGATGTAAGCAATCCATCTCAATCGCCACGCAAACAGCAGCTTGAGAAGATGACCAAGGATCTGTTTCTTACCTTCCATTGCTATTGTACGCGTAAGGAT ATAAATTGCCTTGATATCGTACTTGAAGACACCGATATAGCAAAAGCAGTAACAGAGTATGTTTCTTATGCTGCAATTGAGAATCTGGTTCTGGGAGCTCCAGCAAAGCATGGATTTATCAG ATTCAAGACATCAAGTATTCCAAGTAGTGTATCGAAAGGGGCACCTGATTTCTGCACTGTATATGTCATCTCCAAAGGGAAGATATCCTCGGTGCGAAATGCTTCTCGTGCAGCACCATACAGTTCTCCACTAGTTAACCAAATAGATTCATTAAATAAGCAAAGTTTTAAACCACCTGAAACACCTAGATACAAcaatatgtatttaaaag CAGCTAGACCGTCGTTCAAGCCTCGTAACTTGCAAGATGAAGCATACAG ATTGGGATTAACAAGAGGAGGTTTTAGCAATGGGAGGATTAGTGGAGGATTCTCAGAATCGGAAAGCGACATATCATTCATAAGCTCGGAAAGGGCAAGCACTGACCGTGCTTCTTCTGTGACGTATGATTTTATGGATACAAACCGAGGACGGCTATCTACTAGCTCAGACCAGAGCTTCGGGTCAATGCGTCAAGGACCTAAGTTCGCGGACCTCAGTTCTCTGCATGATTTTTCATCGGTTTCACATGAAAGCAACCTAACATCATCTTCATGGTCATCACAGAACCTG GAAGAAGTCGAATCTGAGATGAGGAGACTAAAGCTAGAACTGAAGCAAACAATGGACATGTACAGTACAGCATGTAGAGAAGCACTTTCAGCTAAACAGAAG GAAATGGAGCTGCACAATTGGAGGGTTGTAGAGGAGCAAAAACTAGAGGAGGCACGACTGGGTCAAGAAGCTGCAATAGCAGttgcagagaaagaaagagttaGGTGCAGGGCAGCCATGGAAGCAGCTGATGCTGCTAAAAGAATTGCACAGTTGGAATCACAGAAACGAGCAAATACAGAAATAAAGGCCCTCAGAGAAGCAGAGGACATGAGGAAACTATTAGATAATCTAGCCCAAACAGATGACAAATACAGAAGATATGCTATTGAGGAGATTGAGCAAGCAACGGAACACTTTGCCCCGTCTCGAAAAATTGGGGAAGGAGGTTATGGTCCTGTCTTTAAGTGCTATCTTGATCACACACCAGTTGCAGTAAAGGTCTTGCGTCCGGATGCTGCTCAAGGAAGGACACAATTTCAGAAAGAG ATTGACATACTTAGCTGCATTCGACATCCCAACATGGTACTACTTCTAGGAGCCTGCCCAGAGTATGGCGTTTTAGTCTATGAATATATGGCCAATGGAAGCTTAGAGGACTGTCTCATAAAGAGAGGGAACAATCCAGCTCTTTCTTGGCAACTCAGGTTCCGAATTGCTGCTGAGATTGGCACAGGCCTACTCTTTCTTCATCAGACCAAGCCAGAACCCTTAGTGCACCGTGACCTCAAGCCCGGCAACATTTTGCTAGATCACAACTATGTGAGCAAGATTAGTGATGTTGGATTGGCCAGACTTGTCCCAGCTGTAGCTGAAAATATGACACAGTGCCTCATGACAGCAACAGCTGGAACATTCTGCTATATTGATCCTGAGTATCAACAGACAGGAATGCTTGGTGTAAAATCTGATGTCTACTCCTTAGGcattattcttctccaattgCTAACAGGTAGATCGCCGATGGGCTTGGCTCACCATGTCAACAAGGCCATTGAAAAGGACACATTTGAGGAGATGCTGGACCCAGCTGTCCCTGACTGGCCAGTGGAAGAAGCCTTAAGCCTTGCAAAGCTAGCAATCCAATGTGCAGAACTCAGACGAAAAGACAGGCCAGATCTTGGCACCGTGGTACTGCCATCACTAAATAAATGGAGAGAACTTGCTGAAGATAAGATGAACCACAAGTTAATAGACGGCAATAATGGTCTTTCCCCACATCACAGTCATGTTCCTGATCAACAG GAAGTGATGAGTGATCCACAGCTCAATAATTCAGGAACCTCAAAGAGCCAATCAAGCACATCTTCACAGATAGAAAATCAAGCAGAAGCAG GGCCAACTGAAACTGAATAA
- the LOC117621253 gene encoding U-box domain-containing protein 35-like isoform X2: MWQAKGGNGTKKGAGGGGGAGNGLVAVAIDNQKGSQNALRWAAENVITRGQTVILLHVVQKSSSTSSLAGNNALICDVSNPSQSPRKQQLEKMTKDLFLTFHCYCTRKDINCLDIVLEDTDIAKAVTEYVSYAAIENLVLGAPAKHGFIRFKTSSIPSSVSKGAPDFCTVYVISKGKISSVRNASRAAPYSSPLVNQIDSLNKQSFKPPETPRYNNMYLKARPSFKPRNLQDEAYRLGLTRGGFSNGRISGGFSESESDISFISSERASTDRASSVTYDFMDTNRGRLSTSSDQSFGSMRQGPKFADLSSLHDFSSVSHESNLTSSSWSSQNLEEVESEMRRLKLELKQTMDMYSTACREALSAKQKEMELHNWRVVEEQKLEEARLGQEAAIAVAEKERVRCRAAMEAADAAKRIAQLESQKRANTEIKALREAEDMRKLLDNLAQTDDKYRRYAIEEIEQATEHFAPSRKIGEGGYGPVFKCYLDHTPVAVKVLRPDAAQGRTQFQKEIDILSCIRHPNMVLLLGACPEYGVLVYEYMANGSLEDCLIKRGNNPALSWQLRFRIAAEIGTGLLFLHQTKPEPLVHRDLKPGNILLDHNYVSKISDVGLARLVPAVAENMTQCLMTATAGTFCYIDPEYQQTGMLGVKSDVYSLGIILLQLLTGRSPMGLAHHVNKAIEKDTFEEMLDPAVPDWPVEEALSLAKLAIQCAELRRKDRPDLGTVVLPSLNKWRELAEDKMNHKLIDGNNGLSPHHSHVPDQQEVMSDPQLNNSGTSKSQSSTSSQIENQAEAGPTETE, translated from the exons atgtgGCAAGCAAAAGGAGGAAATGGGACAAAGAAAGGagcaggaggaggaggaggagcaggAAATGGTTTGGTGGCAGTTGCCATAGACAATCAGAAAGGGAGCCAAAATGCACTGAGATGGGCTGCTGAGAATGTTATCACCAGGGGCCAAACTGTAATTCTACTACATGTTGTTCAGAAGTCATCTTCAACATCTTCat TGGCTGGAAACAATGCCCTTATTTGTGATGTAAGCAATCCATCTCAATCGCCACGCAAACAGCAGCTTGAGAAGATGACCAAGGATCTGTTTCTTACCTTCCATTGCTATTGTACGCGTAAGGAT ATAAATTGCCTTGATATCGTACTTGAAGACACCGATATAGCAAAAGCAGTAACAGAGTATGTTTCTTATGCTGCAATTGAGAATCTGGTTCTGGGAGCTCCAGCAAAGCATGGATTTATCAG ATTCAAGACATCAAGTATTCCAAGTAGTGTATCGAAAGGGGCACCTGATTTCTGCACTGTATATGTCATCTCCAAAGGGAAGATATCCTCGGTGCGAAATGCTTCTCGTGCAGCACCATACAGTTCTCCACTAGTTAACCAAATAGATTCATTAAATAAGCAAAGTTTTAAACCACCTGAAACACCTAGATACAAcaatatgtatttaaaag CTAGACCGTCGTTCAAGCCTCGTAACTTGCAAGATGAAGCATACAG ATTGGGATTAACAAGAGGAGGTTTTAGCAATGGGAGGATTAGTGGAGGATTCTCAGAATCGGAAAGCGACATATCATTCATAAGCTCGGAAAGGGCAAGCACTGACCGTGCTTCTTCTGTGACGTATGATTTTATGGATACAAACCGAGGACGGCTATCTACTAGCTCAGACCAGAGCTTCGGGTCAATGCGTCAAGGACCTAAGTTCGCGGACCTCAGTTCTCTGCATGATTTTTCATCGGTTTCACATGAAAGCAACCTAACATCATCTTCATGGTCATCACAGAACCTG GAAGAAGTCGAATCTGAGATGAGGAGACTAAAGCTAGAACTGAAGCAAACAATGGACATGTACAGTACAGCATGTAGAGAAGCACTTTCAGCTAAACAGAAG GAAATGGAGCTGCACAATTGGAGGGTTGTAGAGGAGCAAAAACTAGAGGAGGCACGACTGGGTCAAGAAGCTGCAATAGCAGttgcagagaaagaaagagttaGGTGCAGGGCAGCCATGGAAGCAGCTGATGCTGCTAAAAGAATTGCACAGTTGGAATCACAGAAACGAGCAAATACAGAAATAAAGGCCCTCAGAGAAGCAGAGGACATGAGGAAACTATTAGATAATCTAGCCCAAACAGATGACAAATACAGAAGATATGCTATTGAGGAGATTGAGCAAGCAACGGAACACTTTGCCCCGTCTCGAAAAATTGGGGAAGGAGGTTATGGTCCTGTCTTTAAGTGCTATCTTGATCACACACCAGTTGCAGTAAAGGTCTTGCGTCCGGATGCTGCTCAAGGAAGGACACAATTTCAGAAAGAG ATTGACATACTTAGCTGCATTCGACATCCCAACATGGTACTACTTCTAGGAGCCTGCCCAGAGTATGGCGTTTTAGTCTATGAATATATGGCCAATGGAAGCTTAGAGGACTGTCTCATAAAGAGAGGGAACAATCCAGCTCTTTCTTGGCAACTCAGGTTCCGAATTGCTGCTGAGATTGGCACAGGCCTACTCTTTCTTCATCAGACCAAGCCAGAACCCTTAGTGCACCGTGACCTCAAGCCCGGCAACATTTTGCTAGATCACAACTATGTGAGCAAGATTAGTGATGTTGGATTGGCCAGACTTGTCCCAGCTGTAGCTGAAAATATGACACAGTGCCTCATGACAGCAACAGCTGGAACATTCTGCTATATTGATCCTGAGTATCAACAGACAGGAATGCTTGGTGTAAAATCTGATGTCTACTCCTTAGGcattattcttctccaattgCTAACAGGTAGATCGCCGATGGGCTTGGCTCACCATGTCAACAAGGCCATTGAAAAGGACACATTTGAGGAGATGCTGGACCCAGCTGTCCCTGACTGGCCAGTGGAAGAAGCCTTAAGCCTTGCAAAGCTAGCAATCCAATGTGCAGAACTCAGACGAAAAGACAGGCCAGATCTTGGCACCGTGGTACTGCCATCACTAAATAAATGGAGAGAACTTGCTGAAGATAAGATGAACCACAAGTTAATAGACGGCAATAATGGTCTTTCCCCACATCACAGTCATGTTCCTGATCAACAG GAAGTGATGAGTGATCCACAGCTCAATAATTCAGGAACCTCAAAGAGCCAATCAAGCACATCTTCACAGATAGAAAATCAAGCAGAAGCAG GGCCAACTGAAACTGAATAA